In a single window of the bacterium genome:
- a CDS encoding DUF3866 family protein — protein MIIKKSGIVEQVIADRTGAQEIEVVADNEHRYAINYPALTGIVKVGDRVILNTTATALNLGTGGFDFVIHIDRQDVPTQTNGHLMKLRYTPLQFGMQAGEEKYADLMPEGLDGTPVIACCLHSQIASVAFAVRSIRPNAIIAYVMTDTASLPLGFSKLVPALKEAGMLSGVITCGQAFGGDIEAVNVYSALLLAKCALKADVIIVSQGPGNVGTGTPWGFSAVDQGQTLNATASLEGKPICCLRIGFADKRQRHVGISHHSITVLKQIALSRCLIPLPSLPKEQMQSILTEIKDSCLTETHDIRVVDTDGVFEELIMSGLPLSTMGRTPKDDPAFFKACLAAGLVLE, from the coding sequence ATGATTATCAAGAAATCAGGAATTGTCGAACAAGTAATAGCAGATCGAACAGGCGCACAGGAAATAGAAGTGGTGGCCGATAACGAACACCGATACGCCATAAACTATCCGGCGCTAACCGGCATAGTGAAGGTCGGCGATAGAGTTATCCTCAACACAACCGCCACGGCTCTTAACCTTGGCACGGGTGGGTTTGATTTCGTTATTCATATCGACCGCCAGGATGTACCAACGCAGACGAATGGGCATTTAATGAAGCTGCGTTACACTCCCCTTCAATTCGGGATGCAGGCCGGTGAAGAGAAATATGCCGACCTTATGCCTGAGGGTTTGGACGGGACACCTGTAATCGCTTGCTGCCTCCACAGCCAAATTGCCTCCGTCGCCTTTGCCGTTCGTTCTATTCGCCCTAATGCCATAATCGCTTACGTTATGACCGACACCGCTTCCCTTCCTCTTGGGTTTAGTAAGCTAGTACCAGCGCTAAAAGAGGCTGGAATGCTGTCGGGCGTTATTACATGCGGTCAAGCCTTTGGCGGTGATATTGAAGCTGTGAATGTCTATAGCGCATTGCTCTTAGCCAAATGTGCGCTCAAAGCGGATGTGATTATTGTTTCACAAGGACCGGGAAATGTTGGAACGGGCACTCCGTGGGGATTTTCAGCAGTAGATCAGGGACAGACACTCAATGCGACTGCCAGTCTTGAAGGCAAGCCTATCTGCTGTCTTAGAATTGGCTTTGCCGATAAGCGACAAAGGCACGTTGGTATCAGCCATCATTCGATTACGGTTCTAAAGCAAATCGCCCTTTCTCGCTGCCTGATACCTTTGCCCAGTCTTCCGAAAGAACAAATGCAGTCAATTCTTACCGAAATCAAAGATAGTTGTCTAACCGAGACGCATGACATTCGAGTAGTAGATACCGATGGCGTTTTCGAGGAGCTTATAATGTCCGGTCTACCCCTTTCCACAATGGGTCGAACGCCTAAAGATGACCCGGCCTTCTTTAAAGCCTGCCTGGCTGCCGGTCTTGTTTTGGAATAA
- a CDS encoding NUDIX hydrolase — protein MNLKETLIKSEEIYKGRVVSLRVDTVQVPDGRTTTREVVEHRGAVAIVPLLGLDKVLMVRQYRRAVDDVLIEIPAGTLEPGEAVEICAARELEEETGYVAGKIEPLFSQYLAPGYSQEVLHVFLAQDLRKTKQNTEGDEFIEVLEVKISDIYSMIQKKQIKDAKTIAGLLMTLRILDK, from the coding sequence ATGAACCTAAAAGAAACTCTTATCAAATCAGAGGAAATCTATAAAGGTCGTGTAGTCAGTTTGCGAGTGGATACCGTCCAAGTACCCGATGGCCGCACTACTACCCGTGAGGTTGTCGAGCATCGCGGCGCCGTCGCTATTGTGCCGCTTCTTGGCTTAGATAAAGTCCTGATGGTTCGCCAATACCGCCGAGCCGTAGATGATGTGTTGATTGAAATCCCCGCCGGAACTCTTGAACCAGGTGAAGCCGTCGAAATCTGTGCCGCCCGTGAACTTGAAGAAGAAACCGGTTATGTTGCCGGTAAAATCGAACCGCTCTTCAGCCAATACCTCGCCCCTGGCTATTCACAGGAAGTGCTCCACGTCTTCCTCGCCCAAGATCTTCGAAAAACCAAGCAGAATACAGAAGGGGATGAATTCATCGAAGTGTTGGAGGTCAAAATCTCAGACATCTACTCGATGATACAAAAAAAGCAAATTAAGGACGCCAAAACCATCGCAGGGTTGTTGATGACACTTAGAATTCTCGACAAGTAA